One window of Esox lucius isolate fEsoLuc1 chromosome 25, fEsoLuc1.pri, whole genome shotgun sequence genomic DNA carries:
- the si:dkey-245p14.4 gene encoding exocyst complex component 1-like isoform X1 encodes MSSLLKEEMKRVLFRPEGQKLQEFIEIHEPVPGRHFLCVYVTKTKEVHLCVVRSQKSQKSQYSASRKKLHSQFSQRSGLEDSYLRTEVWLLQDLALLDGRDPDIDDPCFLMHFSTVRSVTAFSCGAKYSLARALVNLSEQHCGRPLTLVNYDMAYIKPSCVYSNRGDCVIVMQICFYAANLVCLSMCPVPLD; translated from the exons ATGTCGTCTCTGCTGAAAGAGGAGATGAAAAGAGTATTATTTAGACCCGAAGGACAGAAACTCCAGGAGTTCATCGAGATACATGAACCTGTGCCTGGAAGACATTTTCTCTGTGTCTACg TGACCAAAACCAAAGAggtgcatctgtgtgtggtgAGGTCCCAGAAGTCCCAGAAATCCCAGTATTCTGCATCAAGAAAGAAGCTCCATTCCCAGTTTTCCCAGCGTTCTGGCTTAGAGGACTCCTACTTGAGGACCGAGGTCTGGCTCCTCCAGGACCTCGCTCTGCTCGATGGACGGGATCCGGACATA GACGACCCCTGTTTCCTGATGCACTTCTCCACGGTGCGCTCGGTCACAGCCTTCAGCTGCGGTGCCAAGTACTCCCTGGCACGGGCCCTGGTGAACCTGAGCGAGCAGCACTGTGGACGACCTTTGACCTTGGTAAACTACGACATGGCTTACATCAAACCGTCGTGTGTCTACTCTAATAGGGGCGACTGTGTGATTGTAATGCAAATCTGTTTCTATGCGGCTAATCTGGTGTGTCTCTCCATGTGCCCTGTTCCACtggactga
- the si:dkey-245p14.4 gene encoding exocyst complex component 1-like isoform X2, translating into MNLCLEDIFSVSTLCYKIRVLPHHLLVVLCQEGFNKLQFTVTKTKEVHLCVVRSQKSQKSQYSASRKKLHSQFSQRSGLEDSYLRTEVWLLQDLALLDGRDPDIDDPCFLMHFSTVRSVTAFSCGAKYSLARALVNLSEQHCGRPLTLVNYDMAYIKPSCVYSNRGDCVIVMQICFYAANLVCLSMCPVPLD; encoded by the exons ATGAACCTGTGCCTGGAAGACATTTTCTCTGTGTCTACg CTCTGCTACAAGATTAGGGTGCTCCCTCATCATTTATTGGTTGTGCTGTGTCAAGAAGGCTTTAATAAACTGCAATTCACGG TGACCAAAACCAAAGAggtgcatctgtgtgtggtgAGGTCCCAGAAGTCCCAGAAATCCCAGTATTCTGCATCAAGAAAGAAGCTCCATTCCCAGTTTTCCCAGCGTTCTGGCTTAGAGGACTCCTACTTGAGGACCGAGGTCTGGCTCCTCCAGGACCTCGCTCTGCTCGATGGACGGGATCCGGACATA GACGACCCCTGTTTCCTGATGCACTTCTCCACGGTGCGCTCGGTCACAGCCTTCAGCTGCGGTGCCAAGTACTCCCTGGCACGGGCCCTGGTGAACCTGAGCGAGCAGCACTGTGGACGACCTTTGACCTTGGTAAACTACGACATGGCTTACATCAAACCGTCGTGTGTCTACTCTAATAGGGGCGACTGTGTGATTGTAATGCAAATCTGTTTCTATGCGGCTAATCTGGTGTGTCTCTCCATGTGCCCTGTTCCACtggactga